From a single Argonema galeatum A003/A1 genomic region:
- a CDS encoding DUF2062 domain-containing protein, translating into MSKNCTQRLLTQLTKQTPSRSRKSKRFQQRWRRSLHYFYLRFIRLRGTPESLARGVAAGVFAGLFPLIATQMAVAILIAALIRGNKMVAATATWISNPLTGVPIYAFNFQVGQWLLGSKAQSFSAQSFNSWQDIMQLGTEFVTDLLVGCLVVASVCAVGSYFLALWVVRRVRDKRRSRHLN; encoded by the coding sequence ACTGTACCCAAAGGTTACTAACCCAACTGACAAAACAAACTCCATCTCGATCCCGAAAATCGAAACGCTTTCAGCAGCGTTGGCGGCGCAGCCTGCATTACTTTTACTTACGCTTCATCCGCTTGCGAGGCACTCCGGAATCTCTTGCCAGAGGTGTAGCGGCTGGAGTTTTCGCCGGTTTATTTCCCCTAATTGCTACACAAATGGCCGTTGCCATCCTCATAGCGGCTTTGATACGAGGGAATAAAATGGTCGCGGCAACAGCGACTTGGATTAGTAATCCATTGACAGGAGTACCAATTTATGCGTTTAATTTTCAAGTCGGTCAATGGCTGTTAGGCTCTAAGGCGCAGTCTTTTTCTGCTCAAAGTTTTAACTCCTGGCAGGATATCATGCAATTGGGAACTGAGTTTGTCACAGATCTGCTTGTCGGCTGCTTGGTTGTGGCGTCCGTCTGTGCTGTTGGCAGCTATTTTTTGGCTTTGTGGGTAGTCCGGCGGGTGCGAGATAAAAGGCGATCGCGCCACTTAAATTAA
- a CDS encoding protein adenylyltransferase SelO, translated as MTIAATPKNQNFPNPLLTLNYEPALEALGDDYYDEVAAAEFPKHILRFRNDQLLPLLGLNPEAVTDDHFIQAFGKFEERRPFLALRYHGYQFGEYNPFLGDGRGFLYGQVRGTDGELYDFGTKGSGRTPYSRGGDGSLTLKGGVREVLAGEMLHQMGVRTSRCLSMIETGQSLWRGDEPSPTRSSVMIRFSRSHIRFGTFERLLYIGRKDLTQKLLDHVIEQYYPTLQGKADKYALFYAELVQRVAELVAQWMAAGFCHAVLNTDNMSITGESFDYGPYAFIPTYNPQFTAAYFDYYGRYSYENQPGICRLNLEMLHPPLAAIIPSADMEAALANFEAHYLLSYQQFMLNKLGFDRLEIPEADKLIYLTIQLLNDTQVGYHEFFAELRQQFSSNWREDADLIFSGASIVQSSEQVDLLNNWRKLYHRVLNSLSPEEMDKVEAMLRRNPKTVILRPVIEAIWEPIVQDDNWQPFYDLLNRIKSNN; from the coding sequence ATGACGATCGCCGCAACTCCAAAAAACCAAAATTTTCCCAACCCTTTACTTACACTTAATTACGAACCGGCCCTGGAAGCCTTGGGAGATGATTATTATGATGAAGTCGCAGCGGCTGAATTTCCTAAGCATATTTTGCGGTTCCGCAACGACCAACTGCTACCCCTACTGGGACTAAACCCCGAAGCAGTTACAGACGACCATTTCATTCAAGCTTTTGGTAAATTTGAGGAACGTCGGCCTTTTTTGGCTTTGCGGTACCACGGTTATCAGTTTGGCGAATACAACCCATTTTTGGGCGATGGGAGAGGCTTTCTCTACGGTCAAGTTCGCGGAACTGATGGCGAACTCTACGACTTCGGCACCAAAGGTTCTGGTCGGACGCCTTACTCTCGCGGTGGTGATGGTAGCTTAACGCTTAAAGGCGGCGTGCGGGAAGTGCTGGCAGGTGAAATGCTGCACCAAATGGGTGTGAGGACATCTCGCTGTTTGAGCATGATTGAGACTGGCCAATCTTTATGGCGAGGAGATGAACCATCACCAACTCGGTCATCGGTGATGATACGTTTTAGCCGATCGCATATCCGCTTTGGCACGTTTGAGCGTTTGCTCTATATCGGTCGCAAAGATTTAACTCAAAAGCTTTTAGACCACGTAATTGAGCAGTATTACCCAACTTTACAAGGAAAGGCTGACAAGTATGCGCTATTCTACGCAGAATTAGTGCAAAGGGTGGCAGAATTGGTGGCTCAATGGATGGCTGCTGGCTTTTGTCATGCGGTTCTGAACACAGATAATATGTCAATTACGGGTGAAAGTTTTGATTATGGCCCTTATGCTTTTATCCCTACTTATAATCCGCAATTTACAGCCGCATATTTTGATTATTATGGGCGTTACAGTTACGAAAATCAACCGGGTATTTGTCGGTTAAATTTAGAAATGCTCCATCCACCATTAGCTGCGATAATTCCGAGCGCTGATATGGAAGCTGCATTAGCCAATTTTGAAGCTCATTATCTGTTGAGCTATCAGCAGTTCATGCTAAATAAGTTGGGTTTCGATCGACTGGAAATACCAGAAGCAGATAAATTGATCTATCTAACAATTCAGCTTTTGAATGATACTCAGGTAGGTTATCACGAGTTCTTTGCAGAACTAAGACAGCAGTTTTCTAGTAACTGGCGAGAAGATGCCGATCTAATCTTTAGCGGTGCTTCTATTGTACAGTCATCTGAGCAGGTTGATTTGTTAAATAATTGGCGAAAATTGTATCATCGTGTTTTGAATAGTTTGTCGCCAGAGGAGATGGATAAGGTTGAGGCGATGTTACGCCGCAATCCCAAAACGGTCATACTTCGCCCGGTAATAGAAGCCATTTGGGAACCGATTGTACAAGATGATAATTGGCAACCGTTTTACGATCTGTTGAACCGTATTAAGTCTAACAATTAG
- a CDS encoding Spy/CpxP family protein refolding chaperone gives MAFNFAKRISIVGTTVALATLVPGIAFSQPSTPNTPNTRPATPANPSNRPASIEEALNLTPQQVQDIRDILVKRQQQIEAELTPAQRSSFTQAVQAGQNPGLALRSLNLETEKIARIRSIVETSNQQIKGVLTPEQLQRLQNQVQPNRPSGQR, from the coding sequence ATGGCTTTCAATTTTGCCAAGCGCATCTCCATTGTCGGAACAACAGTAGCCCTAGCTACTCTCGTACCCGGTATTGCCTTTTCACAACCCTCAACCCCCAATACCCCCAATACTCGTCCTGCAACTCCTGCAAACCCTTCTAATCGCCCAGCTTCAATAGAAGAGGCATTAAATCTCACACCTCAACAGGTGCAAGACATACGGGACATTCTCGTCAAGAGACAACAACAAATTGAGGCAGAATTAACACCAGCCCAGCGCAGTAGTTTTACCCAAGCTGTTCAAGCTGGTCAAAACCCCGGTTTAGCCCTACGTTCTTTGAATCTGGAAACAGAGAAGATAGCTCGTATTCGCTCGATCGTGGAGACTTCTAACCAGCAAATTAAAGGGGTTCTAACTCCAGAACAACTACAACGATTGCAAAATCAAGTCCAGCCGAACCGTCCCAGCGGTCAACGATAG
- a CDS encoding RelA/SpoT family protein → MNVIAPTSTPTINCVIPDWLQECLCAGPDACDPADTGLVCRAFEFAYQLHDGQYRKSGEPYICHPVAVAGLLRDLGGSGAMIAAGFLHDVVEDTEVTVEEIEQRFGPEVRRLVEGVTKLAKFSENFSSKTERQAENFRRMFLAMAQDIRVIVVKLADRLHNMRTLEHLTDEKRRRIALETREIFAPLANRLGIGRFKWELEDLSFKYLETESYRQIQELVAEKRTDREARLAGVTEILRQGLQQAGINCSDISGRPKHLYSIYQKMQRQQKEFHEIYDLAAIRMIVQSNDECYRSLAVVHDAFRPVPGRFKDYIGLPKPNRYQSLHTVVIGPTGRPIEVQIRTLQMHQIAEYGIAAHWKYKETGRSNNTQVTGSDEKFTWLRQLLEWQNDLKDAQEYIESVKDNLFEDDVYVFTPKGDVISLSQGATTVDFAYRIHTEVGNHCAGAKVNGRMMPLGTPLKNGDIVEIVTLKNGHPSLDWLNFVVTPSARNRIRQWYKRSTRDENVARARDLLEKELGKSGFEALLKSAPMLAVAERFNYHSVEDLLAALGYGEVTLNMVVNRIREAVKGQQPIALALEALPLIPTTPRTLPSASSSKGTAQKSFNSPIVGVEGLLYYLAGCCNPIPGEQILGVVTRSSRGISIHRQGCPNVESVEGDRLVPVSWNPIDSDSLRPQTYPVNIQIEVLDRVGVLKDILSRLTDNNVNVRNAQVKTFDGRPALIELGIDIRDSNQLERIFTQIKKLSDILNLRRISQVDE, encoded by the coding sequence ATGAACGTAATTGCTCCAACTTCCACTCCCACTATTAATTGCGTAATCCCTGACTGGTTACAGGAATGTTTATGTGCTGGGCCAGACGCCTGCGATCCCGCAGACACAGGGTTAGTTTGTCGAGCTTTTGAATTTGCTTATCAGCTGCACGACGGTCAGTATCGGAAATCGGGAGAACCTTACATCTGTCACCCCGTCGCAGTAGCTGGATTGTTGCGCGACCTTGGGGGATCGGGTGCTATGATCGCAGCCGGTTTCCTCCACGACGTTGTTGAAGATACAGAAGTCACCGTCGAAGAAATAGAGCAGCGGTTTGGCCCAGAAGTGCGGCGTTTGGTAGAAGGTGTGACCAAACTCGCGAAGTTTTCCGAAAATTTCTCCAGCAAAACCGAGCGACAAGCCGAAAACTTTCGCCGGATGTTCTTGGCAATGGCTCAAGATATTCGGGTAATTGTGGTGAAGCTGGCCGATCGCCTGCATAATATGCGAACCCTCGAACACCTGACTGACGAAAAACGTCGGCGCATAGCTTTGGAAACGCGAGAAATTTTTGCGCCGCTGGCTAATCGCCTGGGAATTGGGCGCTTTAAGTGGGAACTGGAAGATTTGTCGTTCAAGTATCTGGAAACAGAATCATACCGTCAAATCCAAGAGTTAGTTGCCGAGAAGCGGACCGATCGCGAAGCCAGACTGGCAGGAGTAACGGAAATTTTGCGCCAGGGTCTACAACAAGCGGGAATAAATTGCTCAGACATCAGCGGACGACCCAAGCACCTTTATAGCATCTACCAAAAGATGCAGCGCCAGCAAAAGGAATTTCACGAAATTTACGATCTGGCTGCTATCCGCATGATTGTTCAGTCGAACGACGAATGCTATCGCTCTTTGGCTGTCGTTCACGATGCCTTTCGACCAGTTCCAGGCAGATTTAAGGACTACATCGGTCTACCCAAACCGAATCGCTATCAGTCATTGCATACAGTTGTGATTGGCCCGACGGGGCGTCCGATCGAGGTGCAGATCCGCACCCTGCAAATGCACCAGATAGCGGAATATGGGATTGCCGCTCATTGGAAGTATAAGGAAACGGGTCGGTCTAACAATACGCAGGTGACAGGATCGGATGAAAAGTTTACCTGGTTGCGACAGCTGCTGGAATGGCAAAACGACCTGAAAGATGCTCAGGAATACATCGAAAGCGTCAAAGATAATTTATTTGAAGATGATGTTTATGTATTCACGCCAAAAGGCGATGTGATTTCCCTCAGTCAAGGTGCGACGACCGTAGATTTTGCCTATCGGATACACACAGAGGTGGGAAACCACTGTGCTGGTGCTAAGGTGAATGGGCGAATGATGCCGCTGGGTACGCCGCTGAAAAATGGTGACATTGTGGAGATTGTGACGCTGAAAAATGGCCACCCCAGCTTGGACTGGCTCAATTTTGTGGTGACTCCTTCCGCAAGAAACAGGATTCGGCAGTGGTACAAGCGCAGTACCCGCGACGAAAATGTCGCACGCGCTAGGGATCTGCTAGAAAAGGAATTGGGCAAAAGCGGTTTTGAAGCTTTGCTGAAGTCCGCTCCGATGCTGGCGGTGGCGGAGCGTTTTAATTACCACAGCGTAGAAGATTTACTAGCTGCCTTGGGTTATGGGGAAGTGACGCTTAATATGGTGGTGAATCGCATCCGAGAAGCGGTGAAAGGTCAGCAACCGATCGCACTTGCTCTGGAGGCGCTACCCCTTATCCCCACAACACCACGCACTCTGCCATCTGCTAGCAGCAGTAAGGGTACGGCTCAAAAGAGTTTTAACTCCCCGATTGTGGGCGTCGAAGGGTTGCTTTATTACCTAGCTGGCTGTTGCAACCCAATTCCCGGCGAACAGATTCTTGGGGTCGTTACCCGCAGCAGTCGCGGCATTTCTATTCATCGGCAAGGCTGTCCCAATGTGGAAAGTGTGGAAGGCGATCGCCTTGTGCCCGTTAGCTGGAACCCGATCGATTCCGACAGCCTTCGTCCTCAGACCTATCCTGTCAACATTCAAATTGAAGTACTCGATCGCGTAGGCGTTCTCAAAGATATTTTATCTCGCCTGACAGATAATAATGTCAACGTGCGAAATGCTCAGGTAAAAACCTTTGATGGACGCCCTGCCTTGATCGAGTTAGGCATTGATATCCGCGACTCCAATCAACTGGAGCGCATTTTCACACAAATTAAGAAATTGAGCGATATTCTAAATCTGCGCCGCATCAGCCAGGTGGACGAATAA
- the patD gene encoding heterocyst frequency control protein PatD: MLPPNLSVRYQKFQQALEQLQQTAAQEKADSVKLRDSFGQVQQIFQSQIANLSGDGLDSATLPSVQSYLTEIDKELRLLGIDVMFLQAARRSETAQARLTKISDRLHTLIAYCQALLQVQ, translated from the coding sequence ATGTTACCGCCCAATCTTAGTGTCCGCTATCAAAAATTCCAACAAGCCCTAGAGCAACTGCAACAGACAGCTGCACAAGAGAAAGCGGACTCAGTGAAGCTGCGGGATAGTTTCGGCCAAGTACAACAAATTTTTCAAAGTCAAATTGCCAATTTGAGCGGTGATGGACTAGATTCGGCTACTTTGCCGAGCGTTCAGTCATATTTAACCGAAATCGATAAGGAACTGCGACTCTTAGGAATAGACGTGATGTTTTTGCAAGCAGCACGTCGAAGCGAAACAGCACAAGCTAGACTGACTAAGATAAGCGATCGCCTTCATACTCTGATTGCCTACTGCCAAGCACTTCTGCAAGTTCAATAA